Within Ascaphus truei isolate aAscTru1 unplaced genomic scaffold, aAscTru1.hap1 HAP1_SCAFFOLD_2681, whole genome shotgun sequence, the genomic segment ctctctctctgccactctctctctgcctcactctctgtcactctctctctctgcctctctctctctgcctctctcactgccactcactctgcctctctctctctgcctctctctctctgcctctctctcactgcctatctcactgcctctctcactgcctctctcactgcctctctcactgcctctctctctctgcctctctctctgcctctctctctctgcctctctctctgcctctctcactgcctctctctctgcctctctctctgcctctctcactgcctctctctctgcctctctctctgcctctctctctgccactctctcactgcctctctctctgcctctctctctaccactcactctgcctctctctctgcctctctctctgcctctctctctgccactctctcactgccactctctcactgcctctctctcactgcctctctcactgcctctctctctgcctctctctctctgcctctctcactgcctctctcactgcctctctctctgcctctctctctctgcctctctctctgcctctctctctctctgcctctctctctctctgcctctctctctctctgcctctctctctctgcctctctctctgcctctctctctctctgccactctctctctctgcctctctcactgcctctctctctctgcctctctctctgcctctctctctgcctctctctctgcctctctcactgcctctctcactgcctctctctctctctgccactctctctctgcctctctcactgcctctctcactgcctctctctctctctgcctctctcactgcctctctctctgcctctctctctgccactctctcactgcctctctctcactgcctctctcactgcctctctcactgcctctctatctgcctctctctctgcctctctctctctctgcctctctcactgcctctctctctctgcctctctctctgcctctctctctctctgccactctctctctgcctctctcactgcctctctctctctgcctctctctctgcctctctcactgcctctctcactgcctctctctctctctgccactctctctctgcctctctcactgcctctctctctctctgcctctctcactgcctctctctctctctgcctctctctctctctgccactccctctgcctctctctctctctgcctctctctctctgcctctctctctgcctctctctctctctgcctctctctctgcctctctctctctctgccactccctctctgcctctctctctctctgcctctccctctctctctctgcctctctctctgcctctctctctctctgcctctctctctctgcctctctctctctgcctctctctctctgcctctctctctctctgccactcgtgaccatgacccgcggcatcatttgacgcagagtCCTTGGAGAGGGGGGCGCAAATGCTGCGGCTGccgggcagggggggcgcagctttAGGCTGCGATCTCAGTACAGCCTGTGTGCACGGCGCGGCGTGCGCAGTGCGTGTAAGcagcgcccctcaatggggaagggcccagtacgcaccgtcacgctgaaggtgaagccgcgccgtgctgcagggtttttcccaactcaataaaattgagttcaaaccttgcgacggaggcgtggccacgcccccaccggcggttcacccaatgagggcgaaccagccgcgtgacgtaatggccacgcccccgcaaatccccgaccacgccccctcccgtcgcaagattctcctctccCTCAGACCgcagttagcgctgtgcacgcgccgccccctccccccgccgggcgcgcgcgtcgcagacattactgggaccccAGCCttagaagtttgcgctccctggTCTTGATGACACAAGTTTACCCTTTTCGTGCTACTATAAATGTCGCCACCTTCTGGTTGATGCTGGTATTTTCTTTGCATCATTAGCACTGAATCCCTTGGAAAGTTTGGGATCGTCTCAATCCTATTGTCATAAATAGCATAAGTCCGCTAAACATGTATTTAGGGTTACTTTGTGAACCCCACATTATGATGCTGTTTTTTTTGTACTTTTCTACCTCACCTAATGATTCTAGCGATATTCATGGAATTCTACGTCTGATCCCCACTAAATTATTGCTTCAGAGACCTGTTATTGGTAGAAAGATGGGTCACTGTCACGGTAGACAAGgtctcttaacacatttatatttctgggatcagtcaataggcaaagcAAGGCAGTGagataaaatggggtttatttgaataaaatctcggaaatacaacaaaatacagaaatatacacttactggggcctGGGGTGTGAGATCCAGCCTTTCCTAGGTCCAGGGAGCCCGCTTGccagggcttaccctgatcggaaccTTGTTCCGGACGTCCTGGACCGAGATTCCACAGAAACTCCTGACCGGGACCTTGTCTCGATACTCCTGGAACCGTTTTCGGCAGAAACTCCTGAaggcgaccgctacgttctcaggTGAGAACTTGGTCCTGGcgcctgacttagtctctgccgGGCAGACTGTCCTAGCTTCAAAACTAAGCCGGTTGCGCTGGTATTtgggacagagcaactttgaaaagcccgccctagcttcatcgcctcaagccacaaaatcgtctggttctctgactggggcttctccttacatacacttcGCTAGGCTGTTCTTAGCATGGAGGTAGAAGGAtcgaccaatcagagtgtgggaaccctatcccactagccaatatAAACAGGGGCCCGTCTCTTGGCTCACGTCAGAGTTGGGGGCGTGTCAAGCCGGCCAAGTCGGGATGCcctgtgggcgggacatatgaatcGACCAATGGGAAACACGCcaacattctgccgcttcccatggtcaacccattgccacctactgggcagactccactgagtctggcagaccagagggtcctccccgcggggggtctctgttctctggactcagtactccgccctgccccggccacttagcaccctgacacctcccaacatcctgtctcctctttgaactacggactgtatgcagacttcccggcaccttaaacatatgccctggcggactgcatagagcctttTAGTAACTGTAAAACACATTATAAAGTATACGTTATTAAAGAATATGCTTCGGGAAACATTATACTTATACAGGAAATAGATTGGGGGTATTTGGGctcgtaccggcaaatcatgccagctcgctggggagaattaaacgactaccggtaactttggcctccgccctcctgcaaacaaaataattgcattgccacccaaataccccccccctaaaactgacacataAGAAATTTCACAGCTCTAGggctaagggaacatgaaaacagaaaaaaacagggtccctttattttccacatgtattatccctggtccctggcttctGGAGCTAGCAGGGACCCCCGCAAGTTCAGGGATAACCAGAGGACTTCACCTTTAtggtatagcctggttaccccctcccgtcacagtcACCAAACGTGACTGAAAACTGTACAAATACAGTCTCTGTTACTGTGGCCATCAACGCATTAGAGGTGCAATACATGGCATGGATTGTATGGGATACATAACTGACACAAGTACCAACGTTCACAGGGCAAATCCATGGTTTCCTAATGCATAAATAAGTACAATAATGGCTGCTACATCTGCAACACTCTCACTCCAAACTATTTATTTATCCAATGTttgaccaggaagtaacacagtgagagttacctctcgtcttCACGCATGTCCTGGTAACAGAGTTGATGACAAATAACACATGGTTAGAAATACACAGTTACATGAAATGATGGCTGGTAGCATTGCATTCTTCTGTAATCCTCATATCTACCAGACTTTGCTGGACTAAACTCGGTTATATTGATTTATGATAATAAATGAgaaacttgtatttttttttttgtaggaaaTCCAGGAGATCAAGATTCTTGGTTACGGAGAGGAGGATTTCCACTTCCGGGACAGCCCACCTCTCATACATTCACCCATAGAGCAAGAGTCCCTCCCAGACGACGACCTGTGTGAGAGATTTCAGGAGAACGAGGTGGCGACCCAGACCGCCCCCGTCTACTGTTTCAACACCTTGGATGATATTGTGGAGTTCCTGAATAGCTGCAGCAAGCCAGAGGACAGAAGTCCACAAGCAATGTCTCTCCCTGAAGACCCTCCGGATGAACCTGATGGGGGAGAAGACACTCTCTCCAATGACGACCACCTTCGTACGTTGAAGCTGGAGATAGAGGAGGATGATGACCAGCCAATCGTTTCCCGTCTGTACCCCAACCCGCCGGTGCACTATGCCTCCACCTCCAGCCCCCCATGCTTCCCTATTGTCAAACGTCGGCGGAAACAGCGCTTCCACTGTGACTGGCAAGGCTCAGTCACCACCATCAGCTCGCCCAACATACCTGTCCACGCCATGGAGTTGCGAGTGGATGAAGACCTGG encodes:
- the LOC142481464 gene encoding uncharacterized protein LOC142481464, whose protein sequence is MSSVGRAPRKNNSVKMFVQNSAESSPPSTVRVTIPKVPLTKKSKHKEPLALIRRKMLAKNQEIQEIKILGYGEEDFHFRDSPPLIHSPIEQESLPDDDLCERFQENEVATQTAPVYCFNTLDDIVEFLNSCSKPEDRSPQAMSLPEDPPDEPDGGEDTLSNDDHLRTLKLEIEEDDDQPIVSRLYPNPPVHYASTSSPPCFPIVKRRRKQRFHCDWQGSVTTISSPNIPVHAMELRVDEDLAMSIRRQVDVNNPGPFGWQLAKLLFTEEELYGHNFNGTDQKMPLSPRRVHAIQHAFHEYFPKDIADEALAKGRTAINQGIRNMFYVRNRRDGDYS